The proteins below come from a single Miscanthus floridulus cultivar M001 chromosome 1, ASM1932011v1, whole genome shotgun sequence genomic window:
- the LOC136451184 gene encoding uncharacterized protein, whose product MDRGSFLNILYIDTFDAMCIPRSELRLTGSLFHGVIPGAQAYPPGQIDLPVTFGSQANFRSKVLTFEVVDFPGSYHAILGRPCYAKFMAIPNYTYLKLKMQGPNDVITVSSAFSHAFACDREHYELTTVVVNSSKLRRLRESSAPAVLDFNKPTSSTAFRPLEETKAVGINPTDPTKMVRIGTQLLTK is encoded by the coding sequence atggacagggGCAGCttcctcaacatcctatacatcgacaccttcgatgccatgtgcatcccccggtcggagctccgcctgaCAGGCTCCCTCTTCCACGGGGTGATCccgggagcacaggcatacccgcccggacagatcgatctgcccgtcacgttCGGCAGCCaggccaacttccgctcgaaggtcctcaccttcgaggtggtggactttccagggtcctaccacgccatcttggggcggccatgctatgcaaaatttatggcaatccccaactacacctacctcaagttgaagatgcaggGACCAAATGATGTCATCACCGTAAGTAGCGCCTTTTCGCATGCCTTCGCATGCGACCGCGAGCACTATGAGCTCACCACGGTGGTCGTCAACTCATCCAAGCTCCGGCGGCTCAGGGAATCGTCGGCCCCGGCAGTCCTAGACTTCAACAAACCAACTTCATCGACGGCCTTCCGCCCGCTCgaagaaaccaaggcggtggggattaaccccactgacccaaccaagatggttcggatcgggacccagctcctgaccaaatag